The window ATCTCGCTGGCATATGCCATATCGGTACATAAATCCCAAGGGTCTGAGTATCCGGCGGTAATTGTACCGATCGTGACTCAGCATTTCGTTTTGCTCCAGCGAAACCTGCTTTACACCGCAATTACACGGGCTACAAAACTGGTTATTCTGATCGGTACCCAAAAAGCCCTTGCCATTGCCCTGAAAAACAATAAACCCCGCAAGCGTCTCAGCAGTCTCGCTGTTCAACTTCAGGGCAACTGACCGGCCTGCTCCCCGCCGCGAAGCACTGAGGCCCATCAGAACCTTCCCCTTTAGGACGGACACTCACTATGATCCAACCTGGATATTTCTTGACAATCCTAACTGTTTCAATTACGTAAACCCAAACCTTGAGCAACCGGTTTGATTTAAAAAATATAATTATAATACAATCGGTTAGGAGCTTATCATGGCGATGCCAAAACACAACATATCCAAACATTAAGGATCAAACCATGTATGAAAAAAACACCCCGATTGTCATAGGTTGTGATCATGCCGCTTATGATTTGAAGGAGAAAATCAAAACATTCATCGTTGAAAAGGGTATCGAAGTCGAAGATATTGGTACCTACAGCCAAGATTCAGTCGATTATCCGGATTTCGGAAAAAAGGTTGCGTCGCTGGTTTCCAGTGGAAAATTCGAGCGCGGTATACTCCTCTGCGGCACCGGAATCGGCATGTCCATGGTCGCCAACAGATTTCCGCATGTCCGCGCTGCGCTTTGCAGTGATCTTTTTTCTGCGATCATGAGCAGGCGACACAATGATTCCAATATACTGGTGCTGGGCGGCCGTGTTATCGGAGAGGCGCTTGCTTTAGAATTGGTAAAGGTCTGGCTGGAAACTCCGTTCGAGGGCGGACGTCACAGGCTTCGACTGGATAAGTTCGACCGGGTGGATTAGCAAAATCGTTTTGAGGTTTTACTTGGACATCTTGTGTTTCTTTTTGTATAAGAGACCATTATCTGGTATTGTCCGAATTGAGTTAACTCTCAATTCGGCGTTATTGGTTATTAAAAATTTTCAAAGGGGTAATCATACTTGGACTCGAAACTTATTGAGAAAGTAGATCCTGATATTGCCAGTGCGATTGACAATGAACTCGACAGGCAGCAAAACACCCTGGAAATGATCGCATCAGAGAATATCGCCAGCCCTGCAGTTATGGCTGCTCAGGCCAGTGTGCTTACCAATAAGTATGCCGAAGGTTATCCGGACAAACGGTATTACGGCGGATGTGAATATGTCGATGTGGTCGAGAAACTGGCTGTTGAAAGGGTAAAAGAGCTGTTCGGTGCGGCGTATGCCAATGTTCAGCCGCACTCAGGATCACAGGCCAACATGGCTGTATATTTTGCCCTGCTTCAGCCGGGGGACGTGGTCCTCGGGATGAAATTATCGCATGGCGGACACCTTACCCATGGAAGTCCGGCTAATTTTTCGGGAAAGCTTTATCATTTTATCAGCTATGGCGTCAACAAAGATACCGGTATCATCGATTATGATGAAGTCGCCCGGATAGCGGAAAGACACAGGCCCAAATTGATTGTCGCCGGGGCCAGCGCCTATCCGCGTATCATTGATTTTGAAGCCTTTGCCCAAATAGCCGCAGCGGTTAAAGCCTATTTGATGGTAGACATGGCGCACATTGCCGGCCTGGTGGCGGCAGGGCTTCACCCCTCACCGATACCCTTTGCGGACGTTGTAACTTCAACGACCCACAAAACCTTGCGGGGGCCGCGGGGAGGCCTTATTTTGGCTAAAGAGGACTACAGTGACATCCTGGACAAAGAGATATTCCCCGGGATTCAGGGCGGGCCGCTGATGCATATCATTGCTGCTAAGGCAGTGGCTTTTAAGGAAGCCCTGCACCAATCGTTCAAAGATTACCAGATCCGTATCGTTCAAAATGCCAAAGCCCTTGCCTCGCATTTGATGGATCAAGGCCTAACACTTGTGTCCGGCGGCACGGACAACCACTTGATGATTTTGGATTTAAGAAACTTAAACATTACCGGAAAAGATGCCGAGGAAGCCTTGGGGCGTGCCGGTATTACCGTTAATAAAAATTCCATACCCTTTGAAAAACTCAGCCCAATGGTAACGAGCGGCATTCGCATTGGAACACCTGCCATTACCACAAGAGGCATGCAGGTGCCGGAGATGGAAATCATCGCAAAACTTTTAGTGAATGTGCTTAAAAACCCCGCGGATGAAAAAGGTATCATGCACGTGAGGGAGAACGTTCGCGAGCTCTGTGAAGCGTTTCCATTGCATGGGACCTGGTTTAAGGAGGTTGAATAATCGTGGCCGGGGAATGCGCTCGCCCTTCCTGGGAGACCTATTTTATGGATATAACCTTTTTGGTGGCTAGACGTTCCACGTGCTTGAGGCGTGCGGTCGGCGCTATCATCATAAAGGATAAACGGATTCTGTCCACCGGCTATAACGGTGCTCCCAGCGGCATTACACATTGCGTTGACGTCGGATGCCTGCGTGAGAAATTGAATGTGGCGTCGGGTGAAAATCATGAACTGTGCCGGGGAATCCATGCCGAACAGAATGCAATCATTCAGGCCGCATTTCATGGTGTTTCCATCAAGGGATCAACGCTTTTCTGCACAAATTTGCCGTGTTCCATATGTGCGAAAATGATTATCAATGCCGGTATCCAAAAAATATTTTACCATTCGGGATACGCCGATACCATGTCCAGCGAGATGTTGGAAGCTGCCGGTATTGAACTCATAAAGCTGGGTGACAAATAACTTGCTATATGTTCTAATTATCAAAAGCAGAAATACAAGCAGGGGGGATTCATGAAGTGTCCGTTTTGTGGTGAAATTGACAACAAAGTTATCGACTCCAGGATGAGTAAGGATGGATGTGCCATCCGCAGACGGAGGGAATGCATTTTATGCAGCCGGCGCTTTACGACCTACGAGTATATTGAAGAAATTCCGGTTATGATTATTAAAAAGGATGGACGCCGCGAAGTTTTTTCCCGTGAAAAGGTACGAACAGGAATAAACAGGGCCTGTGAAAAACGGAATATCAGTGTACATGTGATCGAAGAATTTCTCGACGAACTGGAACGCGATCTCAGGGAGACCGGCGAAAAAGAGATACCTGCCCACATCATCGGCGAAAAAATCATGGCCAAACTCAATGAAATAGACGATGTCGCCTATGTAAGGTTTGCGTCGGTATACAGGGAATTCAAGGATGTAAACGATTTTGTGGCTGAACTTAAGAGCCTCCTGAGCAAGCATTGATCCGGAGCCTAAGGGCCCGGAATTGAATATGCCGCTTGATAAAAAATAACTTTATACGAGTTCGATATCTTTTTTCCAGTATCAAGCATCCCCGCTGAGTCGGGATTTATGCCTGAGGCGCACAAGTCCGCTTTGCTCCAACGGGCATCCATGATCTGATGCAACTTCGGGTAAAAGCATCAGGGCGGGCTTGACATAAATTTTAAAGTCTTAGTTTACAAAGACGGCCGGTGTGGACGACAAACGCTTCATGAAAATGGCACTTGACCTTGCCGCCAGGGGGCGGGGGTTCACATCTCCCAACCCCATGGTCGGTGCCGTAATTGTAAAAGACGGCAACGTTGTCGGAAAGGGGTATCACAAAGCCGCCGGCAAGGCTCATGCTGAAGTGAATGCCATTGATGATGCCGGAATGGATGCAAAAGGTGCCACCCTTTATGTAAACCTTGAGCCCTGTCATCATACCGGAAGGACACCCCCCTGCACCGAAAAAATCCTCAGCGCCGGCATCCGTCGGGTCGTAGCTGCCATGCATGATCCCAATCCCGATGTCCGGGGAGGGGGGCTGGATTATTTAAAAAGCCGGGGCCTGAAGGTTGCCGTAGGCATTTGTGAAGACCAGGCCAAAAGACTGAATGAAGTTTTTATCAAGTACGTTAAAACCAAACGCCCGTTTTCAATTATCAAATGCGCAGCCACGTTGGACGGCCGGATTGCAACCAGGACCGGTGACTCCAAGTGGGTGACCGGCGAAGCCGCCAGAAAATTTGTCCATCGGCTCCGGCATGCAGTAGATGCCATCATGGTCGGCGTCAATACAATCATCAGGGACGATCCCATGTTAACAACCCGCTTAAGCGGCGGTTTGCAAAAAAAAGGCCTGGATCCGACCAGGATTGTTCTCGACACCCGGCTGCGAATCCCTGAATCAGCTAAACTGTTGCGGCCTGGTTCTGATTCTGATACACTTATTATATGCGGGCCCTCTGTTTCAGCCGAAAAAAAGGCCAAACTAGAGAGGGAAGGTGTCAAAATTATAGAATCCCCGGTTAAAGACGGGCTGATCGATCTTGACAGGCTTATGGATCGCTTGGGCGCTTTAGGCCTGACGAGTCTTTTGATAGAAGGGGGCAGTCGGGTGATTGCATCCTCCCTTTCGGCAGGTATCGCCGAAAAGATCGTATTTTTTTACGCGCCCAAAATTTTGGGCGGAGATGACGGCGCCCCTGTATGCCGGGGGCCGGGTCCGGATTTGATGAAGGGATGCATAGCGGTTAAAAATATTCGGGTCAGACGGTTCGGCGATGATGTAATGATTGAAGGGTATATTGACAAGACTTAAAAGTTATAAACGATGTTTACAGGCATCATAGAAGGTTTCGGCACCATCAGAGAGATCCGGCCGGCCGGCCAGGGCAAACGCTTGACCATAGAGGCGGATTTTTTTCTGGATCAGACCAAGATCGGTGACAGTATTGCCGTCAGCGGCGCCTGCTTGACAGCGGTTGCCCTTGACGGGAAACGTTTTAAAGTTGATGTGTCTCCTGAAACCCTTGCAAAGACCACTTTTGGAAGGGCAAAGATCGGAGAGCGTGTTAACCTTGAACGCGCTCTGCGTCTTTCCGACCGGCTTGACGGCCATCTGGTTTCCGGGCATATCGACGGGTTGGGGACCGTAAAAGCAAAAAGAGCCGCAGGCAATGCCGTTGTTGTCACCATCGGAGTGCCGGAATCTCTCTTGTGTTACATGATAACAAAGGGTTCGGTGGCGGTAGACGGCATCAGTCTTACCATTAACGACTGCGGTCGCGACAGTTTTACGGTCAGCATTATTCCGCATACCGCCAGGATGACAACCATCGGCTTTAAAAACATAGAAGATTCCGTCAATATCGAAACCGACATGATCGGGAAGTATGTTGAACGTTTTGTTGTAGAAAAGTACACCCATGGTAAGGAAAAAGAAACCGGTAAGGATTCAATAGACATGCAGTTTTTGGCAAAAACCGGTTTTATTTAAACAGGAGAAAACCAAGAAGTATGCCACAGTTAACCATTCAAGAAGCTATCGCAGAAATCAGAGCTGGCCGCATGCTCATTCTGGTTGATGACGAAGACCGTGAAAATGAAGGTGATTTGTGCCTGGCCGCCGAACACGTTACGCCTGAGGCCATTAATTTTATGGCGAAATATGGGCGCGGACTGATCTGCCTTCCAATGACTCCGGAAAAGATCGACAGTCTTAATCTTCCGTTGATGGTCGACCACAACACATCCCCGTTAAAGACCGGTTTTACCGTTTCGATAGAAGCCAGGTGCGGCGTAACCACCGGTATTTCGGCGGCAGACCGTGCGACTACAATCCTGACGGCCGTGGCTGACGATGCCGTACCGCAGGATCTTGTGCGGCCGGGGCATGTATTCCCTTTGCGCGGCCGCAAAGGCGGTGTGATGGTACGCGCCGGTCAGACCGAGGGTTCTATTGATCTGGCGCGTCTTGCCGGCTTGAAGCCGGCCGCCGTAATTTGTGAGATCATGGACGAAGACGGCACCATGGCCAGAATGCCGGCGCTCGAAAAATTCAGTGAAAAACACGGTATCGGTATTTGCACCATCGCTGACCTGATTAAATACCGGATGAGTAACGAATCGTTTGTTAAAAGGGCGTCCGAAACCGTCATTCCCACTTCGATTGCAGGAGAATTCAAAGCGATTGTTTACGAAAATCAGGTCGACGATCTGCTGCATATTGCCCTTGTCAAAGGGAAAATTGATCCGGAAAAGCCAACCCTTGTTCGGGTTCATTCCGAGTGCCTGACCGGAGACATTTTTGGTTCCCTGCGTTGCGACTGTGGTGAGCAGTTACAGGCGGCGATGGAAATGATCGACCAGGAGGGCAGCGGTGTATTCCTTTATATTCGGCAGGAAGGCCGCGGCATCGGCCTGGTGAATAAGATCAAAGCCTATGCGCTCCAGGATCAGGGATTTGATACGGTTGAAGCCAATGAAAAGCTTGGTTTCAAACCGGATCTGAGGAATTATGGTATCGGCGCCCAGATTCTGGTCGACATCGGAGTTAGAAAGATGAGGCTTATTACCAACAATCCCAAAAAGATGGTCGGACTTGAAGGGTATGGTCTCAGTATTGTGGAACAGGTTCCGACTGAAATCAAACCGAATGAATACAACCGGGGTTACCTTGAGTGCAAGAAAATCAAGATGGGGCATTTGTTGAATATTGATGCAATCCCTTAAATCATCAATTTTCCTAAAGGTAATCTTTGATATTAAAAGCACGAACAGTATGATGCGATTCAACTCTTTATGCTTAAAAAACCGGGAGGCGCACGATGCCAAAAATTCTTGAAGCCGATCTGCTGGCAGCAGGCAAAAAGTTTGCAGTGGTTGTAAGCCGTTTTAACGATTTTATCACCGACAGGTTACTGGGAGGTGCCGTTGACGCGCTGAAACGTTCCGGAGCCAGAGACGAGGATATTGAAGTCGTGAAGGTTCCCGGAGCATTCGAGATACCGCTGATAGCAAAGAAGATGGCCGAGTCGGGTCGATATAACGCTGTTATCTGTCTGGGGGCCGTGATCCGCGGAGCGACACCGCATTTTGATTATGTGAGTGCCGAAGTATCCAAAGGGATTGCCATGGTCAGCCTGGAATCCGGAGTCCCGGTAATTTTTGGAGTTGTGACAACCGATACCATTGAACAGGCTATCGAGCGTGCCGGAGCCAAATCCGGCAATAAGGGCTGGAGTGCGGCAATAACTGCCGTGGAAATGGCTAATTTGATTGAGGTCGTCGATCAGGCGTAATCATGGGATACCGTCGCAAGTCACGAGAACTTGCCATGCAGGCGCTCTTTTATATGGATATGGGCCAGAATGACTCAAAAGAGATGCTGGAACGCTTTTGCGAGAATTTTACCCCATCAAAAAAAGCGCTGCCCTTTTTTCTTAAACTCGTAAAGGGTGTTATGCATGCCAGACCTGAGATCGACGCTGTCATTGAGCGCTTTTCCAATAACTGGAAGCTCAGCCGGATGGCCGGCGTTGACAGGAACATCATGCGGATTGCGGTCTATGAATTGATCTGCTGCCATGATATTCCGTGTAAAGTATCCATAAATGAGGCGATAGATATCGGGAAAAAATTCGGCACGGAAGAATCCGGTGCGTTTATCAATGGAATTCTCGACAGTATTCGTTTGGCACTGGAAAAAAAAGATATTGATGTAAAGCTCGATATTCCTACGAATGACATGGTGTAGCTATTGGAGGGTTGTATGGAGGTTAGAAAGGTTGTTTTAACTAAAGAGGATCAAAAGTTACTAGATGATTGAGAGCAAAGACCACCTGGAGCAAAGATGCCCCCGGTTGGGCAGTCAGGTTTCCTTTCGCTATTGCCGGATGAACGGGAACGACGGTTCGGCCTGCTGGAAGATTTTTGACTGCTGGTGGGAATACTTTGATGTGGTGGGGCATTTAAATAAGCACTTGCCGCAGGATACGTTTAAAGCGCTGGCAGATGCCAGGCCGCAGCCTAAGATGGTGAGTCTTGTAGAATTGATTGAACAGGCAAAGCAGCGAACGGCTGCTGATAAATAACGTATAAAATCGCCAAGCGATTTTATACCTGGAGGTTGCTTTGATTATAAAAGAGTTGGTTGTTGGACCGCTGATGGCAAATTGTTTTATTTTCGGGTGTGAAAAAACCAAAGAGGCTGTCGTTATCGATCCCGGTGGTGATGCCGATAGAATTCTACTGTCGCTGGCCGATGCCAAGTTGCAGGTGAAGTATATCATCAATACCCACGGTCATTTCGACCATGTCGGCGGCAACGGTAAAATGAAGAAAGCAACCGGTGCAGACATCCTGATTCATCCCCTTGATGCGCCCATGCTGGGCAGTCTTTCATCAAATGCCGCTATTTTTGGAATTTCAGTGGAAAACTCCCCGCCGTGCGACCGGACAATCCAGGAGGGTGAAACCGTTTCCTTCGGGGAGATTACCTTAGAAGTTATTCATACACCCGGGCATACGCCGGGCGGTATTTCCCTTCTCACGGATGGAATTCTTTTTGTGGGGGATACGCTTTTTGCCGGTTCCATCGGGCGTACGGATTTTCCCGGCGGAGATTTTAACACCCTGATATCGAGTATCCAGAACAAACTCTTTAAAATGAAAAATGATGTCAGGGTTTTTTCAGGTCACGGTCCCGAAACGACCATCGGGACGGAAAAGCGCTATAATCCCTTTGTGGGTCAGTTTGTCTAGTTTCCATCCACAAATGGTCTTTTTGCCCAATATCTTCGTCAATCAGCGCTGCCGCTTGTGCGGCGTAACACGCTACGCCTCCGCGCAACAGCTTGATTCCCTTGATTCCGGCAACTCTGTCAGGAGCTAGAAGGCTCCCAACTGGCAAGGTTTTATCTTTACCTTCAAGGCTTCGCAGGAGCCACTGACGGCCATTTTGCGGGCCTTCAGCCGGGAAGCGATTTCCCAGGCCCTTTTGCAGGGGAGTTTATCTTCGACCAGGGCCTCCAGGATGGCGTCTTTTAAGGCAGGGTCGATCCGAGTCTGAGGCGTTATTATCTTTTTCCGGGGGCGGTAACCAAATAACCCCATCTGGCATTGAATAAGCCTGAAGTTGGAAAGATCGGCGGTCATGCCGACCAGTTCAGGCGTAACCCCCAGGTCTTTTGCGATTTCAAAGGCAACGGCGCAAGCAAGTTCGTCATTTTGGGTACGTTTTAAAATTTCGGTCTGAATCCGGCTGTCCGGTTTTGCATCGGGTGCGTATTTTTCTGAAAATCGTTTACTCTTGCGGTGTGCCACTTTCCTGCCGCCTCCATTTTTTAAGGATTTATTATTTTAACAGCTTGTAATCACAAGCAAAAAATGTAGCCGCCAACGGAATGAATTCCACTTTTTGCGAATTCATTATACTTTAATTATCAGAGGAAAACAATCACGAAGCAGTTGGTGCCTATTTCACTTGAACAAAGAGAGTCTGTCTGATATTTATATAAATTACGGCAGGAAA is drawn from Candidatus Desulfatibia profunda and contains these coding sequences:
- the rpiB gene encoding ribose 5-phosphate isomerase B, translated to MYEKNTPIVIGCDHAAYDLKEKIKTFIVEKGIEVEDIGTYSQDSVDYPDFGKKVASLVSSGKFERGILLCGTGIGMSMVANRFPHVRAALCSDLFSAIMSRRHNDSNILVLGGRVIGEALALELVKVWLETPFEGGRHRLRLDKFDRVD
- a CDS encoding serine hydroxymethyltransferase, with product MDSKLIEKVDPDIASAIDNELDRQQNTLEMIASENIASPAVMAAQASVLTNKYAEGYPDKRYYGGCEYVDVVEKLAVERVKELFGAAYANVQPHSGSQANMAVYFALLQPGDVVLGMKLSHGGHLTHGSPANFSGKLYHFISYGVNKDTGIIDYDEVARIAERHRPKLIVAGASAYPRIIDFEAFAQIAAAVKAYLMVDMAHIAGLVAAGLHPSPIPFADVVTSTTHKTLRGPRGGLILAKEDYSDILDKEIFPGIQGGPLMHIIAAKAVAFKEALHQSFKDYQIRIVQNAKALASHLMDQGLTLVSGGTDNHLMILDLRNLNITGKDAEEALGRAGITVNKNSIPFEKLSPMVTSGIRIGTPAITTRGMQVPEMEIIAKLLVNVLKNPADEKGIMHVRENVRELCEAFPLHGTWFKEVE
- a CDS encoding cytidine/deoxycytidylate deaminase family protein, producing MAGECARPSWETYFMDITFLVARRSTCLRRAVGAIIIKDKRILSTGYNGAPSGITHCVDVGCLREKLNVASGENHELCRGIHAEQNAIIQAAFHGVSIKGSTLFCTNLPCSICAKMIINAGIQKIFYHSGYADTMSSEMLEAAGIELIKLGDK
- the nrdR gene encoding transcriptional repressor NrdR, translated to MKCPFCGEIDNKVIDSRMSKDGCAIRRRRECILCSRRFTTYEYIEEIPVMIIKKDGRREVFSREKVRTGINRACEKRNISVHVIEEFLDELERDLRETGEKEIPAHIIGEKIMAKLNEIDDVAYVRFASVYREFKDVNDFVAELKSLLSKH
- the ribD gene encoding bifunctional diaminohydroxyphosphoribosylaminopyrimidine deaminase/5-amino-6-(5-phosphoribosylamino)uracil reductase RibD, with protein sequence MDDKRFMKMALDLAARGRGFTSPNPMVGAVIVKDGNVVGKGYHKAAGKAHAEVNAIDDAGMDAKGATLYVNLEPCHHTGRTPPCTEKILSAGIRRVVAAMHDPNPDVRGGGLDYLKSRGLKVAVGICEDQAKRLNEVFIKYVKTKRPFSIIKCAATLDGRIATRTGDSKWVTGEAARKFVHRLRHAVDAIMVGVNTIIRDDPMLTTRLSGGLQKKGLDPTRIVLDTRLRIPESAKLLRPGSDSDTLIICGPSVSAEKKAKLEREGVKIIESPVKDGLIDLDRLMDRLGALGLTSLLIEGGSRVIASSLSAGIAEKIVFFYAPKILGGDDGAPVCRGPGPDLMKGCIAVKNIRVRRFGDDVMIEGYIDKT
- a CDS encoding riboflavin synthase — its product is MFTGIIEGFGTIREIRPAGQGKRLTIEADFFLDQTKIGDSIAVSGACLTAVALDGKRFKVDVSPETLAKTTFGRAKIGERVNLERALRLSDRLDGHLVSGHIDGLGTVKAKRAAGNAVVVTIGVPESLLCYMITKGSVAVDGISLTINDCGRDSFTVSIIPHTARMTTIGFKNIEDSVNIETDMIGKYVERFVVEKYTHGKEKETGKDSIDMQFLAKTGFI
- a CDS encoding bifunctional 3,4-dihydroxy-2-butanone-4-phosphate synthase/GTP cyclohydrolase II — translated: MPQLTIQEAIAEIRAGRMLILVDDEDRENEGDLCLAAEHVTPEAINFMAKYGRGLICLPMTPEKIDSLNLPLMVDHNTSPLKTGFTVSIEARCGVTTGISAADRATTILTAVADDAVPQDLVRPGHVFPLRGRKGGVMVRAGQTEGSIDLARLAGLKPAAVICEIMDEDGTMARMPALEKFSEKHGIGICTIADLIKYRMSNESFVKRASETVIPTSIAGEFKAIVYENQVDDLLHIALVKGKIDPEKPTLVRVHSECLTGDIFGSLRCDCGEQLQAAMEMIDQEGSGVFLYIRQEGRGIGLVNKIKAYALQDQGFDTVEANEKLGFKPDLRNYGIGAQILVDIGVRKMRLITNNPKKMVGLEGYGLSIVEQVPTEIKPNEYNRGYLECKKIKMGHLLNIDAIP
- a CDS encoding 6,7-dimethyl-8-ribityllumazine synthase; this translates as MPKILEADLLAAGKKFAVVVSRFNDFITDRLLGGAVDALKRSGARDEDIEVVKVPGAFEIPLIAKKMAESGRYNAVICLGAVIRGATPHFDYVSAEVSKGIAMVSLESGVPVIFGVVTTDTIEQAIERAGAKSGNKGWSAAITAVEMANLIEVVDQA
- the nusB gene encoding transcription antitermination factor NusB, whose protein sequence is MGYRRKSRELAMQALFYMDMGQNDSKEMLERFCENFTPSKKALPFFLKLVKGVMHARPEIDAVIERFSNNWKLSRMAGVDRNIMRIAVYELICCHDIPCKVSINEAIDIGKKFGTEESGAFINGILDSIRLALEKKDIDVKLDIPTNDMV
- a CDS encoding MBL fold metallo-hydrolase: MIIKELVVGPLMANCFIFGCEKTKEAVVIDPGGDADRILLSLADAKLQVKYIINTHGHFDHVGGNGKMKKATGADILIHPLDAPMLGSLSSNAAIFGISVENSPPCDRTIQEGETVSFGEITLEVIHTPGHTPGGISLLTDGILFVGDTLFAGSIGRTDFPGGDFNTLISSIQNKLFKMKNDVRVFSGHGPETTIGTEKRYNPFVGQFV